In Paramagnetospirillum magnetotacticum MS-1, one genomic interval encodes:
- a CDS encoding DUF3024 domain-containing protein, producing MIRHSTWVKNSDAPFTRLDWMGRDRFDVMWHRHTGEWHCFYQGLSLAKALNVIETDNMLHPV from the coding sequence ATGATCCGGCATTCGACCTGGGTGAAGAATTCCGACGCCCCATTCACCCGGCTGGACTGGATGGGACGGGATCGCTTCGATGTCATGTGGCACCGGCATACCGGAGAGTGGCACTGCTTCTACCAGGGCCTGTCGCTGGCCAAAGCCTTGAACGTCATCGAGACGGATAACATGCTTCACCCGGTTTGA
- a CDS encoding bacteriohemerythrin codes for MEASDGARGAIPEWTPDMSVGNDTLDSDHKAFFDIARLLYDSLADKREQGLIIASTLLILEEYVDGHFLREEKALKAVGYTQLSEHHHKHRKFQARVRAISETYQSGTKSAADDLPDLVIKWLTHHILNEDMQYKRWIRDSAVDPRPLAFLAAEAAG; via the coding sequence ATGGAAGCCAGTGATGGCGCTCGAGGTGCAATCCCTGAATGGACCCCCGACATGTCCGTGGGCAATGACACGCTGGACTCCGACCATAAGGCATTTTTTGACATTGCTCGACTGCTTTACGATTCGCTCGCCGATAAGCGGGAACAGGGCTTGATCATCGCCAGCACTCTCTTGATCCTGGAAGAGTATGTAGATGGGCATTTCCTTCGCGAGGAAAAGGCGCTGAAGGCGGTCGGATATACGCAACTCTCTGAACATCACCATAAACACCGTAAGTTTCAAGCCAGGGTGAGGGCGATTTCCGAAACCTATCAAAGTGGGACCAAGTCAGCGGCGGACGACCTTCCCGACCTCGTTATCAAATGGCTCACTCACCACATTCTCAATGAGGACATGCAGTATAAGCGGTGGATAAGAGATTCCGCCGTGGATCCTC
- a CDS encoding response regulator — protein sequence MKILIADDHQLFREGLRHILTLYAEASHIVEASSFAEVIEAGERESGIDLALLDLTMSGGPWPECLGKLRHLLPSPAHIVIVW from the coding sequence ATGAAGATCCTTATTGCCGATGATCACCAGTTATTTCGCGAAGGTCTGCGTCACATCCTCACCCTGTACGCGGAAGCTTCGCACATTGTGGAAGCGAGCAGTTTCGCAGAAGTCATTGAGGCGGGAGAACGTGAATCGGGCATCGACTTGGCTCTGCTCGATCTGACAATGTCCGGTGGGCCTTGGCCTGAATGTCTGGGGAAGTTGCGTCATCTGCTTCCGTCGCCAGCGCACATCGTGATCGTTTGGTAA